The sequence GTATCAGTTCCAGGTCAGCGACAACATCGCTGTGACCCCGATGCTGTTTTATTCCAGCAACCCCAGCTCCGCTGGCGCCGGCTATAGCCAGACCAGCACCCAGGGCGACAACCCCGGCGTGTTCGGCGGCATCCTGGCCACCCGCTTCAAGTTCTGATCGAGAACTAAGCCTCACGCGCACCCGCAAATCCCTTCGCCCTCCTGCCTCAGCAGGGGGGCTTTTTTTCGGGACAAACCACAGTGAAGAGAACAAGACAAGCCCTGGAGGGGCTCATCCATGGACTCAATGGGGGGCCGCGCTGGAAAGCTGCCGTTCAGCAGCGTCGACCAACGAGCGCTCAAGGAGATAGGAGGCCAGGTTGCTTAGGGAGCGCCCTTCGACAGCGCTGATCTCCTCGAGAGCCTTGAACGTCTCGTAATTGAGAGTGATCGAAATTCTCTTGGAACTCCTGACCTGAGCCCCGGGAGGACCAGGGGCGTTGCTGGTAGGCACGTATTCCATGCCACCTCCGCACACTGATTTTTTAATTATTGCTTTGGTTTTGAGGCGAGCGCAACCATGGCGCTTGCGGGCTGTGACGTGAGATTGCGCGATCGGATACAGAGCTCAAACCAGACCTAGAATCCTTAAGGTTTTCTTTAGCTTTGGACGGATGGCTGCTGCGTGGGCCGCTAACGCCTCAGGTCTATTCAGACGAGGATCACCGAGGCGCAAAGGGTTTGGAGAAAACCAAGCGCTCATACATGCCCTTGATACGACGGGGTCAGCAACGCCATGGGCAACAGAAGCGCTGACCAGCATTGGTTAATCCACCGATGGAGACATATCCCTTCCGAGGCGAGCCAGAACTCAGCGCGCGGCTTGACCTCGAGCTGAGTGAAGAGACCCACCGTCAGCTGATGGCGCTCAGCCAAGCCTCTGAACAATCGATTGAAGAGATCGCTCAAGAGCTCCTGGAGGCTTTCATTGCTGCAGCCGCAACCAATGACCAGCCGAAGCCCTGCAACCCATCACTCTAAAACACAGCCAGTAACGAAAGCAAAAGCAACCCAGGCCTTTAGTGTGGATTTCAGGACAAAGCAACGGCATGGGGCCCGACAGCATCAGCCAACAGCCAAGCCAGGACGGCAAGCAGCGCTCTGCCTCCAGCACCAGCCTTAAGTGGGGCAACGACGGCGAACTCTCCCCAGTGGATTTGCAACGGGTCCTCGAACGCCTGACCAATCCCGATCTCACCCAGTGCAATCTCAACGGGGAGAACAGGGGCTAAGAACCCTCGTGATGTGTTCTGGGCTACAGGCCCTGACCACGAGAATGGATGGATGACGGTGCTCTCCCCAGGCCGCAACGGAACACGGCTGCTGGTGGTCGAAGACGATGACACCATCCGGGACACGGTCTGCGAAGCGCTCGAAATCGAAGGCTTCAGCGTCACGGCAGCGACCAACGGCCAGAGCGCCTGGGATCGCCTCAAACGTGAACCGTTTGAACTGATCGTCCTCGATGTGATGCTCCCGGGCATCAACGGTCTCGATCTCTGCCGCCAACTGATCGAGCTGCCGCAACGCCCCCTGGTGCTGATGGTGAGCGCCCGGGACACCGAAACCGATCGCGTGCTGGGCCTGGAACTGGGGGCCGATGACTACCTGGTCAAGCCCTTTGGCATCCGTGAGCTGGTGGCCCGTTGCCGCGCTCTACTGCGGCGCCATCAACCCAGTGACCAACAGGCAAGCGAACTCAAGACGGAGAACTTGAGCCTGTTCCCCGCCGAATGCCGCGTCTGCCTCGACGGGCTCGAGCTCAAGCTCTCCCCCAAGGAGTTCAAGTTGCTGGAGCTCTTCATGCAGCACCCCAAACGGGTCTGGAGCCGCGAGCAATTGATTGAGCAGGTCTGGGGCTTCGACTACATCGGTGACAACAAAACCGTTGATGTCCACATCCGCTGGTTGCGCGAAAAGATCGAAGTGGACCCCTCCAAACCCACCAAGCTGATCACGGTGCGCGGCTTTGGCTATCGCTTCGGATAGGCGATGACAGCCCAAACCGCCCTGCAACTGGCCCTCGGTTTTGCCCTCGGCGGCCTCATTGTTGGGCTCTGGCACGGCGGGAAGCGCAAGCAAGCCGTGGTGCTGACGCGACTGCGGCGCCGGCAACCGATCCCTGAGTTGCAGTTGCGCGAATGGATCAGCTCCGCCCCGCAAGGCTGGCTCGTGCTCGATGGTGCGAACCGGATCGAGATCATCAATCACCGCGCTGAATCACTCCTGGTTCGAGAAAGCTCTCTGGCCCCCCAGCTCCACCACCTCAATGACCTTGAACCCAGCGCCGAGCTCTTGCACCTGCTAGAGCTTTGCCGCAACACAGGACTCGCCCAACGGGGTGAATGGAGCATTGGCCGCGCCGATCTCTCCGTACGCGTCATGCCCGGAGAACGGGGCTGGCTGGCACTGCAGATTGAAGGAAGCAACCCGCTCAAACTGCAACTCCAGCAACAAGAACAGTGGGTCAGTGATGTGGCCCATGAACTCAAGACCCCGATCACAGCGCTGCGGTTGGTCAGTGAAAGCCTCTCCCTCAAGGCCGAAGGTCGCCAGGCGGTTCTCGTGGAGCGCCTGGAGAAAGAGCTCGCGCGACTGCAGAAGTTGGTGGGGGACCTGCTGGATCTCTCCAGGCTGGACAACACCCTGGCAAGCCCCAGCCGGCGACCAGCAACCCTCGATCCCAGAGACGTCATTGATCAGACCTGGTCCACCCTGCAAGAGCTCGCCTTGCCAAGGGGCATCCAACTCAGGGTCGAGCCCAAGAACGATCAAGCCAGACAGGTCTGCGTCGAGCCAGCTCGGTTGCACCAAGCACTCTTCAACCTGATCGAGAACGCGCTGCGATTCAGCCCCGATGGCAGCAGTATCGAACTCACCATCGAAGAGCGGAATCGCTGGTGTCTGATCGCCGTGCGCGACCACGGCCCCGGCCTAAGCGAAACCGATCTGGATCGCATGTTCGAGCGTTTCTACCGGGGCGATCCCTCCCGAGCTCGGGGGCCAAGAAACGGGAGCGGCTTGGGGCTGGCGATCGTTCGACAGATTGCCCTGAGCCAAGGGGGTCTAGTGCGGGCGCGAAACCACCCGGAGGGAGGCGCCGTGCTGGAACTCTTCCTGCCCAGGGCTTGAGGATTAGATCGGCAGGTTGCTAATCACCAGCTGGCGCTGACTGTCCTGCTTCAGCCAACCCTCCTCCCGCAGCAAACCCAAGATCCGGGTCACGGTGACGCGAGTGGTGCACAGCGCACCGGCAATGTCCTGGTGGGTTAATCGCAGATTCAGGCGTAGACCGTCCTCACAGGGCTGGCCATACTCCTCAGCAAGCAATTCCAGAAAGCCGCGCACCCGGTCTTCAACACGGCGACGTCCCAGAAGCGCAATCAAAGCCTCGGACTGACGGGTACGACTGATCAGCGCCAACATCAGTGTCTGTGCAAGATGCGGGGCCTGCTGAATCTCCTCCATGGGAAGGCAGAGCAGATCGCAATCACTCAACGTCGTGGCCTCGTAGAGATCCAGGTTGCTGAGAGGCTCGCCGAAAGGTTCGTTCGGACCGGCGAGTGCTAGAAGAACATCTTCCCCCTGCTCATTCATCGAGCTCAGCTTGACCATGCCACGCGCCACCAACCAAACGTGGTTGCGAAGCATGGGCACGCGGCTACCGGCGGTCAGGGTGACGAGATCGCGGCGACGGAAAGTATCTTCGAGCATTCCTCGGAAGCTCGAGGAATGGCTAGGCGTGAAAACCATGGAGCGGTGTGCTCAGGCGTCCAGAGCAATGTATGAAGCCCGACCAGACCAGCAACAAAGACTGGGTAGCCAATTGGTTAAGCATCGGTTAGCACCAGCAACCGTTGATAAAGGCGCAATCGATCGCCCTTGGTGAGCCAGGCCCGGGAGAGCTCCAACCAACGCAGCCAGGCCTGATCGTGGGCAGCGTCCAACTGATCAGAGAACCGCGGCAGCGCTTTCTTGGGATTGAGATCAAGGCTGGTACGCAGGGCTCCTCGCAGCACCACTAGGTCGTTGAGGTCACCCAGACAATCCTGCAGAGCCTTGAGCTGAGCCAGCAGGGAGCCATGCTCCACAACGGCGGCCTGATGAAAATGTGCCAGGCCGTAGCGGAGCGTTTTCAGTCGCTTGCGCAACTGATGCAGAACGGCAGCCGAGCTGGGTTCGCTGGCATCAGGAACCATCCAGCCCGGTAACAGAAAGAGATCGCCGATCAGCTGACCCTGGAGCTCCGGCAGCCAATCGTGCAGGGGCTCCGCGGCAAGGGCGGTACCGATAGGAGCTTTGATCCAGGCCTGCAGCCGAGAGAGCATCTTCAGGTAGCGCTGACTGCGCAGGGTCTCACTGAGCTCAGCAAAAGCCAGTCGACGCTCCCGCTTGAGTTGCTTCCGAAACGGTTTAATCGCCACCACTTCGGCCTCGGGAAGCAGCGGCAACAAGGATGCATCGATCCGCTGACGCAATACATCCAGATCGCGCGTGAGTCCCAGCCGACGACAGAGTTTGGCAATGCGCGGCGCACTGAACTCCTCAGGCCAGACCCCGAGGGCCGAGAACTGCAGCCGAAGGGTTTTCAGTTGGCGAAGGTTGACCCTGAGCTGATGCAGAGGTTCCGGATCCTGATCCGCCAGAACATCGGACTGCAGGGAAATGATCCGCCTGAGGTTCTCGTGCATGGCCCCCTGCACGTACGCCAAACAGGTGACATCAGTTTGAGGTGTGAATTTCACCACAGCCTGAGCAGCGGCATGCTCCAGAGCTAACGCCGCTGACAGCCAGATGGATTAACGGCGAATTAATACCGAGCAATCAAAAAAAGAGACGTGCGGGTGTTGAGCCACTCTCCAGGAGTTGCTCACGCCAGCGGGCATCGCAATCCTGCGGCTCTGCAGCGCCAGGGACTGATTGCTCAGAAGAGTCCACGCGAAGCGGTTCAGAGACGCCAGGATCTTGCGACTGAGAGCCGGAGGAAAGGTCGTGGGATTGGCTCACGCGAGTGGTCCAAAACCCGGTTCTAACCTCAGCATCAACGCGCGGACCGTTAACAGTCAAGAAGAAAGATTAAAGAGCGCGTAACACTGGAGTTGAATCAATAGAAGACGATCCGGCCATGCGCTGGATTTGGGTCACAGCGACAAGGCAAAGACCCTGAATCAGCAGGCAGGAGAGTGAAGACCGGAGCCAGCTCACGCCCATCCGAAAGCAACCGCTGTATTGCAACAGAAGAGTCGCTCCCGCAGCCGTGATCAGGGCTACAGGCAAGAGAATAGTGAGCCACAAAACAAGGCCAGGCCGCCTTAACCGGCCCATAACCTTGACCAGGTAGACGGGAGCTTGGCATCCAGAACGATGGACGTAGACGACGTCAGGGCGAAACGATATATCAATCGTGAATTGAGCTGGATTGCCTTCAATCAACGGGTTCTCGATCTTGCTTTGCAGAGCAAGTCACCTCTGCTTGAGCAGGCCAAGTTCAGCGCGATTTTTAGCAATAATCTTGATGAATTCTTTATGGTCAGGGTGGCCTCCCTGATCGCACAACTAGAGTCCAATTCCAGCCGACTCAGTATTGACGGAAGCTCGGCGGCTGAACAATTACAAGCGATCCACCATCAGCTAGGGCCGCTCCTCAAGCAGCAGCACCACCATCTCAAGCACCGGCTTCTGCCCCAACTGGAGCAGCGAGGCGTTGGCATCCTGGACTACCCACAACTCTCCAGACGCCAAAAGGATTGGCTGGCGAGTTACTTCCAGGCCCAGATTCAGCCGGTCCTCACGGCGACACGACTGAACACACCAGGAAAACCATTTCCCT is a genomic window of Synechococcus sp. A10-1-5-1 containing:
- a CDS encoding response regulator transcription factor, which codes for MTVLSPGRNGTRLLVVEDDDTIRDTVCEALEIEGFSVTAATNGQSAWDRLKREPFELIVLDVMLPGINGLDLCRQLIELPQRPLVLMVSARDTETDRVLGLELGADDYLVKPFGIRELVARCRALLRRHQPSDQQASELKTENLSLFPAECRVCLDGLELKLSPKEFKLLELFMQHPKRVWSREQLIEQVWGFDYIGDNKTVDVHIRWLREKIEVDPSKPTKLITVRGFGYRFG
- a CDS encoding cell wall metabolism sensor histidine kinase WalK — translated: MTAQTALQLALGFALGGLIVGLWHGGKRKQAVVLTRLRRRQPIPELQLREWISSAPQGWLVLDGANRIEIINHRAESLLVRESSLAPQLHHLNDLEPSAELLHLLELCRNTGLAQRGEWSIGRADLSVRVMPGERGWLALQIEGSNPLKLQLQQQEQWVSDVAHELKTPITALRLVSESLSLKAEGRQAVLVERLEKELARLQKLVGDLLDLSRLDNTLASPSRRPATLDPRDVIDQTWSTLQELALPRGIQLRVEPKNDQARQVCVEPARLHQALFNLIENALRFSPDGSSIELTIEERNRWCLIAVRDHGPGLSETDLDRMFERFYRGDPSRARGPRNGSGLGLAIVRQIALSQGGLVRARNHPEGGAVLELFLPRA
- a CDS encoding Crp/Fnr family transcriptional regulator; this translates as MVFTPSHSSSFRGMLEDTFRRRDLVTLTAGSRVPMLRNHVWLVARGMVKLSSMNEQGEDVLLALAGPNEPFGEPLSNLDLYEATTLSDCDLLCLPMEEIQQAPHLAQTLMLALISRTRQSEALIALLGRRRVEDRVRGFLELLAEEYGQPCEDGLRLNLRLTHQDIAGALCTTRVTVTRILGLLREEGWLKQDSQRQLVISNLPI
- a CDS encoding CHAD domain-containing protein, giving the protein MQGAMHENLRRIISLQSDVLADQDPEPLHQLRVNLRQLKTLRLQFSALGVWPEEFSAPRIAKLCRRLGLTRDLDVLRQRIDASLLPLLPEAEVVAIKPFRKQLKRERRLAFAELSETLRSQRYLKMLSRLQAWIKAPIGTALAAEPLHDWLPELQGQLIGDLFLLPGWMVPDASEPSSAAVLHQLRKRLKTLRYGLAHFHQAAVVEHGSLLAQLKALQDCLGDLNDLVVLRGALRTSLDLNPKKALPRFSDQLDAAHDQAWLRWLELSRAWLTKGDRLRLYQRLLVLTDA